One window from the genome of Paraclostridium sordellii encodes:
- a CDS encoding FAD-dependent oxidoreductase — protein MDNFKLYTPINIGNVEIKNRVLMAPMSLGYEEKDGNVSSRLKDFWVERARGGVGLIIVDAVTVDSSVPYLGFTISLGEDKFIPTFKDFVDEIHANGSKLFPQITHPGPESISWMFGKTPVASSNYINGLGKSVRELKVEEIEAIIELYGDAARRAKEAGCDGVEFHCAHAYMLAGSFLSPLRNKRTDCYGGNLDGRAKFAFDVIKNIKKKAGDDFPILMRISGDERVLGGNTLNDMLYLVPKFVEAGVDAFEISGGTQYELCWKIIPCHYESPGVNIKEAEAIKKVSKVPVFVVGKINDIKLGESLVERDVVDGVVFGRPLLADSQLVNKGFEGRYEDIRPCASCGGPCITRERSNPVAKCAINPELGREKEMAITEAKIKKNVVIVGGGPAGLETARIAAKRGHKVTLVEKSDRLGGQINLAAIPPYKQDLTRWVKYLKTQVEKSNVEVKLNTEATAKYIKELNADVCIISTGSTPFVPKVKGIENVDVVTGSDVLSARVKDAIHGKVLVVGGSLVGCEVTETILHNAVGPVQIHIIEMLGEIAPGLCPNNKVPLMKMLNEKGVVMSTNTKLLEVTEGGTGVIVEKDGKEEVLSGFSKIIFCCGAKPVNNLAEELKDVEVHIIGDANKPGQVHHAVEAGSILARKIGNVENPDREKSFVN, from the coding sequence ATGGATAATTTCAAACTATATACACCAATTAACATAGGCAATGTTGAAATAAAAAATAGAGTTTTAATGGCACCTATGAGCCTTGGTTATGAAGAAAAAGATGGAAATGTAAGTTCTAGACTTAAAGACTTCTGGGTTGAAAGAGCTAGGGGTGGCGTAGGTCTTATTATTGTAGATGCAGTTACAGTAGATAGTTCAGTTCCATATTTAGGATTTACAATTAGCTTAGGAGAAGATAAGTTTATTCCTACATTTAAAGACTTTGTAGATGAAATTCATGCAAATGGTTCAAAATTATTTCCTCAAATTACACATCCAGGACCCGAATCTATATCATGGATGTTTGGTAAAACACCAGTAGCTTCTTCAAACTATATAAATGGTTTAGGAAAATCAGTTAGAGAACTTAAAGTAGAAGAGATTGAAGCTATAATTGAACTATATGGTGATGCTGCAAGAAGAGCTAAAGAAGCAGGTTGCGATGGAGTAGAGTTTCACTGTGCCCATGCATATATGTTAGCTGGTTCTTTTTTATCACCACTTAGAAATAAAAGAACAGATTGCTACGGAGGTAATTTAGATGGTAGAGCTAAATTTGCCTTTGATGTAATTAAAAATATAAAGAAAAAAGCTGGAGATGATTTTCCTATACTGATGAGAATCTCAGGAGATGAAAGAGTATTAGGTGGAAACACATTAAATGATATGTTGTATTTAGTACCTAAATTTGTAGAAGCTGGAGTAGATGCTTTTGAAATTTCTGGAGGTACTCAATATGAGTTGTGTTGGAAAATAATTCCTTGCCACTATGAATCACCAGGAGTAAACATAAAAGAAGCTGAAGCTATTAAAAAAGTTTCTAAGGTACCTGTGTTTGTAGTTGGGAAGATTAATGATATAAAACTTGGTGAAAGCTTAGTTGAAAGAGATGTTGTAGATGGAGTAGTATTTGGTAGACCTTTACTTGCTGATTCTCAACTTGTAAATAAAGGATTTGAAGGAAGGTATGAAGACATAAGGCCATGTGCAAGTTGTGGGGGACCTTGTATAACAAGAGAAAGATCCAATCCAGTTGCAAAATGTGCAATAAACCCTGAACTTGGTCGTGAAAAAGAGATGGCTATTACAGAAGCGAAAATAAAGAAAAATGTAGTAATAGTAGGTGGTGGGCCAGCTGGATTAGAAACTGCAAGAATTGCAGCTAAAAGAGGTCACAAAGTTACTTTAGTTGAAAAGTCAGACAGACTTGGAGGGCAAATAAATCTTGCAGCTATTCCCCCGTATAAACAAGATTTAACAAGATGGGTTAAATACTTAAAAACTCAAGTTGAAAAATCTAATGTAGAAGTGAAATTAAACACAGAAGCAACAGCAAAATATATAAAAGAATTAAATGCAGATGTATGTATTATTTCAACTGGTTCAACTCCGTTTGTACCAAAAGTAAAAGGAATAGAAAATGTTGACGTTGTAACAGGTAGTGATGTGTTATCTGCAAGAGTTAAAGATGCAATACATGGAAAGGTTCTTGTAGTTGGAGGGAGTCTTGTAGGATGTGAAGTTACGGAAACAATATTACACAATGCAGTAGGACCTGTCCAAATTCATATTATTGAAATGTTAGGTGAAATTGCACCAGGTCTATGTCCAAATAATAAAGTACCTCTTATGAAAATGCTTAATGAAAAAGGCGTTGTAATGAGTACCAATACAAAACTTTTAGAAGTTACAGAAGGTGGTACTGGCGTTATAGTTGAAAAAGATGGAAAAGAAGAAGTTCTAAGTGGATTTAGTAAAATAATTTTCTGTTGTGGTGCAAAACCAGTAAATAATTTAGCAGAAGAACTAAAAGACGTTGAAGTGCACATTATAGGAGATGCCAATAAACCAGGACAAGTGCATCATGCTGTTGAAGCAGGTTCGATACTTGCAAGAAAAATAGGTAATGTAGAAAATCCAGATAGAGAAAAATCATTTGTAAATTAA
- a CDS encoding IclR family transcriptional regulator has product MSSLQSLDRALDMLNLINSNGGKMSVSSIAEVMNLHRSTVHRTLTTMYQKDFLSKDPKTGLYTIGNKALVLGFSAANNLPIATTSRPYMAFLAEKYNSSVSLSVIEGSNVFVIGNYSGYYTTTFYSLHNDPLNCEAYRPAVAHCMLAYNCQLESSNKAIQVYLSKVSTSRFKDNFFTNIDDLVNYLKKVKNDGYAYESGEYHFDEVCYCAPILNNGKAIATLSIYGHKSYLNKFHKQDIIEDLLDISKTISDLISNH; this is encoded by the coding sequence TTGTCTTCTCTACAAAGTTTAGATAGGGCTTTAGATATGTTAAATCTTATTAATTCCAACGGTGGCAAAATGTCCGTTTCTTCTATTGCTGAAGTTATGAACTTACATAGAAGTACTGTTCATAGAACTTTAACAACAATGTATCAAAAAGATTTTTTATCAAAAGACCCTAAAACAGGTCTTTATACTATAGGTAATAAAGCACTTGTTCTTGGATTTTCAGCTGCTAATAACCTACCAATAGCTACTACTTCAAGACCATATATGGCATTTTTAGCAGAAAAGTACAATAGTTCAGTTTCTTTATCTGTAATTGAAGGTTCAAATGTTTTTGTGATAGGGAACTATTCTGGTTACTACACTACAACTTTTTATTCACTACATAATGATCCTCTAAATTGTGAGGCTTATCGTCCTGCAGTGGCTCATTGTATGTTAGCTTATAACTGTCAATTAGAATCTTCTAATAAAGCCATACAAGTTTACCTTTCAAAAGTATCTACTAGTAGATTTAAGGATAACTTTTTTACAAATATTGATGATTTAGTTAATTACTTAAAAAAGGTAAAAAATGATGGGTATGCTTATGAATCTGGGGAGTATCACTTTGATGAAGTTTGTTACTGTGCACCTATTTTAAATAACGGAAAAGCTATAGCAACACTTAGCATATATGGACACAAATCTTACTTAAATAAATTTCATAAACAAGATATTATTGAAGATTTATTAGATATTTCAAAAACAATATCTGATTTAATTTCTAATCACTAA
- a CDS encoding SDR family NAD(P)-dependent oxidoreductase, with protein MKLKNKVAIVTGGSRGIGFAIVDRYIKEGAKVAICGSKAETANKALNLIQEKYPNSEVMAVHANMSSSDEINEMFKQVVDKWGYVDILVNNAGITATKDVDLMTDEEFEKVMDINVTGVFRCTRAAVKIMKDHGGNIINTSSLVSVNGAGRQCAYTASKFAVNGLTRSFARELGKYNIRVNAVAPGSVATEMVKEFVTDQMVEYMKQMTPLGKMAEPYEMAGAYVYLASEDSSYTTGATLNIDGGIVM; from the coding sequence ATGAAACTAAAAAATAAAGTTGCAATCGTTACTGGTGGATCACGTGGTATTGGTTTTGCTATAGTTGATAGATATATCAAAGAAGGTGCTAAAGTCGCAATATGTGGAAGTAAAGCTGAAACTGCAAATAAAGCACTAAATCTTATCCAAGAAAAATATCCTAATTCCGAAGTTATGGCAGTTCACGCAAACATGTCAAGTAGTGATGAAATCAACGAAATGTTCAAACAAGTAGTTGATAAATGGGGCTATGTTGACATACTAGTCAATAATGCTGGGATTACAGCTACAAAAGATGTTGACTTAATGACAGATGAAGAATTTGAAAAAGTTATGGACATAAATGTTACAGGAGTATTCCGTTGTACAAGAGCTGCTGTTAAAATCATGAAAGACCATGGGGGTAATATAATTAATACAAGTTCTTTGGTAAGTGTAAATGGTGCTGGTAGACAATGTGCTTATACTGCTTCTAAATTTGCTGTAAATGGTCTTACAAGATCATTTGCTAGAGAACTTGGTAAGTACAATATAAGAGTTAATGCCGTTGCTCCTGGTTCTGTTGCTACTGAAATGGTAAAAGAATTTGTTACAGACCAAATGGTTGAATATATGAAGCAAATGACTCCACTTGGAAAAATGGCTGAGCCTTATGAAATGGCTGGAGCTTATGTATATCTTGCCTCAGAAGATTCTTCATATACAACTGGTGCAACATTAAATATTGATGGTGGAATTGTAATGTAA
- the baiCD gene encoding bile acid Fe-S flavoenzyme BaiCD, whose product MSYNSLFSPFKIKDLEIKNRVILPAMMTKMASPTGLVTQNLIDYHVAIAKGGCGLNFTEVCAIHKSTHGNGYLALYNDEHFKGMKNLIDNVHNVGGKIGVQIWHGGQVAIALLPKDRTPMVTEGMTHEDIKEIVNCYGKSTKMAVAAGCDAIEFHAAHTYLPHTFLSAAFNKRDDEYSGSLENRARFSLEVIRSMRANMPETMPLFMRVDALDDYVQNGLTIEDVIEFLKMAKAEGVDIIDISRGNNKSAALKYEVPSIDTPRGYNIENVKKIRDAIKMPVVGVGRINHPEIANKFIEEEKCDLVAIGRGQITDHEFCNKAKDGKADSIRLCVGCLKGCFDSIMNPNIPTITCMRNPMVGKEGQPITKTTNPKTVLIAGGGMGGMMTANMLKVRGHNPILCEASNKLGGQFNLAGSAPYKGEMLDAVDWETKEATRLCVDVRLNTVVTPELVSKINPDEVIIATGAVASKPKIKGIESKNVFTYEEVLSGNVELSGNVVILGGKMVGLETAQYLTNKGIKCTIIDEAERLGGDLGWIRSMNILENMYVIGVNQVTSAKIMEIKENEVVYIKDETENSVNCDAVVIALGATSVALEDVQLKCRDLEIPFHIIGDAKSPRVALNTTLEGIEISLNLDSENALNV is encoded by the coding sequence ATGAGCTATAATTCTTTATTTTCTCCATTTAAAATAAAAGATTTAGAAATAAAAAATCGTGTAATACTACCTGCAATGATGACAAAAATGGCTTCTCCTACTGGGCTCGTTACACAAAATTTAATTGATTATCACGTAGCAATTGCAAAAGGTGGTTGTGGACTTAACTTTACTGAAGTTTGTGCTATACACAAAAGTACTCATGGTAATGGTTATTTAGCACTTTATAACGATGAACATTTTAAAGGTATGAAAAACCTTATAGATAACGTACATAATGTTGGTGGTAAAATAGGTGTTCAAATTTGGCATGGTGGTCAAGTTGCAATAGCCCTACTTCCAAAGGATAGAACTCCTATGGTTACAGAAGGTATGACTCATGAAGATATAAAAGAAATAGTTAATTGTTATGGAAAATCAACTAAAATGGCGGTAGCAGCTGGTTGTGATGCTATAGAATTCCATGCTGCCCATACTTATCTTCCTCATACATTCTTAAGTGCTGCATTTAATAAACGTGATGATGAATATAGTGGTTCTTTAGAAAATAGAGCAAGATTTTCACTTGAAGTTATTCGTAGCATGCGTGCTAATATGCCAGAAACTATGCCTTTATTTATGCGTGTAGATGCCCTAGATGATTATGTTCAAAATGGACTTACTATAGAAGATGTAATTGAGTTTTTAAAGATGGCTAAAGCTGAAGGTGTTGATATAATTGACATTTCAAGAGGTAATAACAAGTCTGCAGCTTTAAAATATGAAGTCCCTTCAATTGATACTCCTCGTGGGTATAACATCGAAAATGTAAAAAAGATACGTGATGCTATTAAAATGCCTGTTGTTGGAGTTGGTAGAATCAATCATCCAGAAATAGCAAATAAATTTATAGAAGAAGAAAAATGCGATTTAGTTGCCATAGGTCGTGGTCAAATTACAGACCATGAATTCTGTAATAAAGCAAAAGATGGTAAAGCTGATAGTATACGTTTATGTGTTGGTTGCTTAAAGGGTTGCTTTGACTCTATAATGAATCCAAATATTCCTACAATTACTTGTATGAGAAATCCTATGGTTGGTAAAGAAGGTCAACCTATTACTAAAACAACTAATCCTAAAACCGTTTTAATAGCTGGTGGTGGTATGGGTGGTATGATGACTGCTAATATGCTAAAGGTTAGAGGTCATAATCCAATTTTATGTGAAGCTAGCAATAAATTAGGTGGTCAATTTAACTTAGCTGGATCTGCTCCATATAAAGGTGAGATGCTTGACGCTGTTGATTGGGAAACTAAAGAAGCTACTCGTTTATGTGTTGATGTTAGATTAAACACTGTTGTAACTCCTGAATTAGTATCTAAAATTAATCCTGATGAAGTAATAATAGCCACTGGTGCTGTTGCTTCAAAACCTAAAATAAAAGGTATAGAAAGTAAAAACGTATTTACTTATGAAGAAGTTTTATCTGGTAATGTTGAACTTTCTGGTAATGTGGTTATACTTGGAGGAAAAATGGTAGGCTTAGAAACTGCTCAATACTTAACTAATAAAGGCATAAAATGTACTATTATTGATGAAGCCGAAAGATTGGGTGGAGATTTAGGCTGGATTAGAAGTATGAATATACTTGAAAACATGTATGTAATAGGTGTTAATCAAGTTACTAGTGCTAAGATTATGGAAATAAAAGAAAATGAAGTTGTATATATTAAAGATGAAACTGAAAATAGTGTTAATTGCGATGCTGTAGTAATTGCTCTTGGTGCAACTTCCGTAGCTTTAGAAGATGTTCAATTAAAATGTAGAGATTTAGAAATACCTTTCCATATCATTGGAGATGCAAAAAGTCCTCGTGTAGCTTTAAATACTACTCTTGAAGGTATTGAAATTTCACTTAATTTAGATAGTGAAAATGCACTTAATGTATAA
- a CDS encoding PASTA domain-containing protein, with amino-acid sequence MRRVLIISAIVGIISIVFILGLILGKFSNTKVIKTDEKNIKSKIENRSKENIKSDDYEHIKIPDFKGFYQSDVNEFAKNNDIKYELGENVSTSKYQLKGLVASQSIKPGKQISKDEILKINLYNFDKNYNIIKESDTCYDIHSNLIQNKKLRKGETLNKSYYQSMIYDAQCVGTIEESYSIADTILNQMWKDLKISLSPGQFEALRESQRNWVQEKEKTEDMKIKTMMTIERCNYLLSTYYR; translated from the coding sequence ATGAGGAGAGTATTAATTATAAGCGCTATAGTTGGAATTATAAGTATAGTATTCATATTAGGTTTAATATTAGGCAAATTTAGTAATACTAAAGTCATTAAAACCGATGAAAAAAATATAAAATCGAAGATTGAAAATAGATCTAAAGAAAATATAAAAAGTGATGATTATGAACATATTAAAATTCCTGATTTTAAAGGATTCTACCAATCAGATGTAAATGAATTTGCTAAAAATAATGATATAAAATATGAATTAGGGGAAAATGTATCGACATCGAAATATCAATTGAAAGGTTTAGTTGCAAGCCAGTCAATCAAGCCAGGTAAACAAATTTCAAAAGATGAAATACTAAAAATAAATTTATATAATTTCGATAAAAACTATAACATTATTAAAGAATCGGATACATGCTATGATATCCATAGCAATTTAATTCAAAATAAAAAATTAAGAAAAGGTGAAACATTAAACAAGTCTTATTATCAATCTATGATTTATGATGCTCAGTGTGTTGGGACAATAGAGGAAAGTTATAGTATTGCTGATACTATACTAAATCAAATGTGGAAAGATTTAAAAATCTCATTATCTCCAGGACAATTTGAGGCATTGAGAGAATCACAAAGAAACTGGGTACAAGAAAAAGAAAAAACTGAGGATATGAAGATAAAAACTATGATGACAATAGAAAGATGTAATTATTTATTAAGTACTTATTATAGATAA
- a CDS encoding PASTA domain-containing protein: MKKLLITSIAVVFISIVFTMGFVVMKLNNYNLFEIELPKIAFHFDKKEKKHKPKEVKKEENKAKVEKVVVKEKSNNEIEYINGKVPDFKGHKQTEVYEFAQEHGVKYELGPAIITSDYNLKGTVAKQSVEPGKSMTKNEILKISIYVFDTNYNSNN; encoded by the coding sequence ATGAAGAAATTATTAATTACAAGTATTGCAGTAGTATTTATAAGTATAGTGTTTACAATGGGATTTGTAGTTATGAAACTAAACAATTATAACTTATTTGAAATTGAACTGCCAAAAATAGCATTTCACTTTGACAAAAAAGAAAAAAAACATAAACCTAAAGAAGTTAAGAAAGAAGAAAATAAAGCTAAGGTAGAGAAAGTGGTAGTTAAAGAAAAAAGCAATAATGAAATAGAGTATATAAATGGAAAAGTACCAGATTTTAAAGGTCATAAGCAAACAGAAGTATATGAATTTGCACAAGAACATGGAGTGAAATACGAGCTAGGGCCAGCAATTATAACATCAGATTATAATTTAAAAGGAACAGTTGCTAAACAATCAGTTGAGCCAGGTAAGAGTATGACAAAAAATGAAATTTTAAAAATAAGTATATATGTATTCGATACAAATTATAACTCTAATAATTAA
- a CDS encoding TrmB family transcriptional regulator yields MQQKINLLNKIGLTDSEAKVYLALVQNGSLSGYEASKMSLVPRSKIYNVLESLVSKGFIIFTENSNSNTYAAINIEEVSKNIKYEMNNTLDKIEEELKEFEIKTDLEYIWHIKEYKNVFAKCRNIIKNTKKELYLQIWEEDFLEIIEEVKELEESGVNIGTILYSNSEEIKVPLKSYYRHGLASEKYKEMGGRWITVVSDSREVVFGQIINKNSVEVIWTESKPMIFMAKEYVKHDMYFYKSVDMFKESMQKELGKEYYKIRDIF; encoded by the coding sequence ATGCAACAAAAAATAAATTTATTAAATAAAATTGGTCTCACAGATTCTGAGGCAAAAGTATATTTGGCATTAGTACAAAATGGTAGCTTATCTGGGTATGAAGCTAGTAAAATGTCTTTAGTGCCAAGATCTAAAATTTATAATGTGTTAGAAAGTTTAGTTAGTAAGGGATTTATAATTTTTACTGAAAATTCAAATAGCAATACTTATGCAGCTATAAATATTGAAGAAGTAAGTAAAAACATAAAATATGAAATGAATAACACCTTGGATAAAATAGAAGAAGAATTAAAAGAATTTGAAATCAAAACAGATTTAGAATATATCTGGCATATAAAAGAATATAAAAATGTATTTGCAAAATGTAGAAATATTATAAAAAATACAAAGAAAGAATTATACTTGCAAATATGGGAAGAAGATTTTTTAGAAATTATTGAGGAAGTAAAAGAACTTGAAGAATCAGGTGTTAATATAGGTACTATTTTATATAGTAACTCAGAAGAAATTAAAGTTCCATTAAAGTCATACTATAGACATGGTCTTGCATCAGAAAAGTATAAAGAGATGGGTGGAAGATGGATAACGGTAGTGTCAGACTCAAGGGAAGTTGTATTTGGTCAAATAATAAATAAAAATTCAGTAGAAGTTATTTGGACAGAAAGTAAACCCATGATATTTATGGCAAAAGAATATGTAAAACATGATATGTATTTCTATAAAAGTGTAGATATGTTTAAAGAAAGCATGCAAAAAGAACTTGGGAAAGAATATTATAAAATTAGAGATATATTTTAA
- the ilvD gene encoding dihydroxy-acid dehydratase, giving the protein MKNIDDRTYWNAPNGAHRRVMYKGAGFNDKDIKTKFHIGIANAFMEGSPGSAHLRTITESIKQGVWEAGGMPIEFGIPCTCGNVSNGAEELKYELVGRDIVSMSIEFVTQVHHFDALILVASCDNIIAGTYLAAARLDLPTLVVTGGPMMPGVYKGKKVLAPDVDIAILAGDNKDLSDMEECVCPSFGACSVMGTANTMQILGETLNLVLPGTATIPAADLIKLRSARDAGRYIIELINKGLTPSKLITKETLLNTIMVDMAIGGSTNAVLHILSIARDLDIDITLDDFDRLSEEIKCICGVRPSGPYNVVDLHDEGGVPAVMKMLEKKLNKNVLTILGNTWEDILKNIEVESSDVLRPLENPLHKDSGLKVLKGNLAPKGAIIRPSGVYEEMKYFRGVAKVFSNDFEALKAIQDGKIVAGDVIVIRYEGCKGAPGMKEVMLSTDALVAFGLDKSVGLVTDARFSGFNYGAIVGHVCPEAYDGGPIALVENGDMIVVDVKNGIIEVEISDEELDKRYKNWVRPEPKVKKGVLAVYASTCRTADEGGAMQTW; this is encoded by the coding sequence ATGAAAAACATAGATGATAGAACTTATTGGAATGCTCCAAATGGAGCTCATAGACGTGTTATGTACAAAGGAGCAGGTTTTAATGATAAGGATATAAAAACTAAGTTTCATATAGGTATTGCCAATGCTTTTATGGAAGGTTCACCAGGTTCTGCTCATTTAAGAACTATAACAGAATCAATTAAACAAGGGGTATGGGAAGCTGGTGGTATGCCTATAGAATTTGGAATACCATGTACCTGTGGAAATGTAAGTAATGGAGCAGAAGAGTTAAAGTACGAATTAGTAGGAAGAGATATTGTGTCAATGTCTATAGAGTTTGTAACCCAAGTACATCACTTTGATGCATTGATACTAGTTGCATCTTGTGATAATATTATAGCCGGTACATACCTTGCAGCAGCAAGATTAGATTTACCAACACTTGTTGTAACTGGAGGCCCAATGATGCCAGGAGTTTATAAAGGTAAAAAAGTACTTGCTCCAGATGTAGATATAGCTATATTAGCAGGAGATAATAAAGATCTATCAGATATGGAAGAATGTGTTTGCCCAAGTTTTGGAGCTTGTTCAGTAATGGGAACAGCAAATACTATGCAAATACTAGGAGAGACATTAAATCTTGTTCTTCCTGGAACAGCGACTATACCGGCTGCAGATTTAATAAAATTAAGATCAGCTAGAGATGCAGGAAGATATATAATAGAATTAATAAACAAAGGGCTTACTCCAAGTAAATTAATAACTAAGGAAACTCTTTTAAATACAATAATGGTTGATATGGCTATAGGTGGGTCAACTAATGCTGTACTTCATATTTTATCCATTGCAAGAGATTTGGATATAGATATTACATTAGATGACTTTGACAGATTAAGTGAAGAAATAAAATGTATATGCGGAGTTAGACCAAGTGGACCATATAATGTTGTAGACCTTCATGACGAGGGTGGAGTGCCTGCAGTTATGAAAATGTTAGAAAAAAAGTTAAACAAAAATGTTTTAACTATTTTAGGGAACACATGGGAAGATATATTAAAAAATATAGAAGTAGAATCTAGTGATGTTTTAAGACCTTTAGAAAATCCTCTACATAAAGATTCAGGACTTAAAGTATTAAAAGGAAATCTTGCACCAAAAGGAGCTATAATAAGACCCAGTGGAGTATATGAAGAGATGAAATACTTCAGAGGAGTAGCAAAAGTATTTTCAAATGACTTTGAAGCTTTAAAAGCTATTCAAGATGGAAAAATAGTTGCAGGGGATGTTATTGTTATTCGCTACGAAGGATGTAAAGGTGCACCTGGAATGAAAGAAGTTATGTTATCAACAGATGCTTTAGTTGCATTTGGATTAGATAAAAGTGTTGGGTTAGTAACAGATGCAAGATTTTCAGGCTTTAATTATGGGGCAATAGTAGGACATGTCTGCCCAGAAGCTTATGATGGAGGACCTATAGCATTGGTTGAAAATGGTGATATGATAGTTGTCGATGTGAAAAATGGTATAATTGAAGTAGAAATATCGGATGAAGAACTAGATAAAAGATATAAAAATTGGGTTAGACCTGAACCTAAAGTAAAAAAAGGTGTATTAGCTGTGTATGCAAGCACATGTAGAACTGCTGATGAAGGTGGAGCAATGCAAACATGGTAA
- a CDS encoding ornithine cyclodeaminase family protein, which translates to MLLLSKSDIKKVFTMRDAIEADKEAFKIYTEGKSVVPLRTNIPAPKEEGSMLFMPGYIEDLDCAGVKIVSVFPNNIKKGKPVTPATVLLMDGITGEVSAILDGTYITQLRTGAASGAAIDVLARKDAKKGALIGTGGQAASQLEAMIEARNLEEVYIYDIDLDRTNKFVNQMQEELSNYNTKFKAAKSSDEAIEDADVIITVTTSKKPVFDGNKVKKGATISAVGSYLPVMQELDPVALTRASKIFFESTDAVLSESGDILNPLENGTITKDDFSGELGQVINNEILGRENDEEIIVFKTVGIAVQDVVTAKKIYDKAIEKNVGTQW; encoded by the coding sequence ATGTTGTTATTAAGTAAAAGTGATATAAAAAAGGTTTTCACTATGAGGGATGCTATAGAGGCTGATAAAGAGGCTTTTAAGATTTATACTGAAGGGAAAAGTGTAGTTCCATTAAGAACAAATATACCAGCACCAAAAGAAGAAGGCTCAATGTTATTTATGCCTGGATATATTGAAGATTTAGATTGTGCAGGAGTAAAAATAGTATCAGTATTCCCAAATAATATAAAGAAGGGAAAACCAGTAACACCTGCAACTGTATTATTAATGGATGGAATAACTGGAGAAGTAAGTGCAATTTTAGATGGTACATACATTACTCAACTTCGTACAGGAGCAGCATCAGGGGCAGCAATTGATGTTCTTGCAAGAAAAGATGCTAAAAAAGGAGCTTTAATAGGAACTGGAGGTCAAGCAGCATCTCAATTAGAAGCAATGATTGAAGCTAGAAATCTTGAAGAAGTATACATATATGATATAGATTTAGATAGAACAAATAAATTTGTTAACCAAATGCAAGAAGAATTAAGCAATTATAATACTAAATTTAAAGCAGCAAAATCATCAGATGAAGCAATAGAAGATGCTGATGTAATAATTACAGTTACAACATCAAAGAAACCAGTATTTGATGGGAATAAAGTAAAAAAAGGGGCTACAATAAGTGCAGTAGGTTCATATCTACCAGTTATGCAAGAATTAGATCCAGTTGCCTTAACTCGTGCTAGTAAGATATTCTTTGAATCAACAGATGCTGTATTATCAGAATCAGGAGATATTTTAAATCCATTAGAAAATGGAACAATAACTAAAGACGATTTTAGTGGAGAATTAGGGCAAGTAATAAATAATGAAATTTTGGGAAGAGAAAATGATGAAGAAATTATAGTATTTAAAACTGTGGGAATAGCTGTACAAGATGTAGTTACTGCAAAGAAAATTTATGATAAGGCAATTGAAAAGAACGTAGGAACACAGTGGTAA